From the genome of Streptococcus lutetiensis, one region includes:
- a CDS encoding glycosyltransferase family 4 protein encodes MAPFTIEYVLVLIGAFLLSLFLTPIVRFIAFRVGAVDNPNARRVNEVPMPSSGGLAIFLAFLMSSLIFMPMVLKQPVWTISYFDYILPVVIGGFIITATGFIDDIYELKPKTKMAGIILGAVIVWAFTDFRFDSFKIPFGGPLLQFNSVVTFFLTVFWIISITNAMNLIDGLDGLVSGVSIISLITMALVSYFFLPQIDFYLTVTILLLIACIAGFFPYNYNPAIIYLGDTGALFIGFMIGVLSLQGLKNSTAVAVVTPVIILGVPILDTTVAIIRRKLSGRPATEADKMHLHHRLLAMGFTHRGAVLVVYGIAILFSLIALLLNVSSRLGGVLLMIGLAFALEVFIEGLEIWGVGRTPLFDILKFIGNSDYRQATMLKWKNRKNNK; translated from the coding sequence ATGGCACCCTTTACGATTGAATATGTTTTAGTTTTAATTGGCGCGTTTTTATTATCACTTTTCTTGACGCCAATTGTTCGTTTTATTGCTTTTCGTGTTGGTGCCGTTGACAATCCAAATGCTCGTCGTGTTAATGAAGTCCCAATGCCAAGTAGTGGTGGGTTGGCGATTTTCTTAGCCTTTTTAATGTCATCTTTGATTTTTATGCCAATGGTTTTGAAACAGCCGGTTTGGACGATTTCTTATTTTGATTATATTTTGCCTGTTGTTATTGGTGGTTTTATCATTACAGCGACTGGTTTTATCGATGATATTTATGAATTGAAGCCAAAAACAAAAATGGCAGGGATTATTTTAGGAGCTGTCATTGTTTGGGCCTTTACGGATTTCCGTTTTGATAGTTTTAAAATTCCTTTCGGTGGACCGTTATTGCAATTCAATTCAGTAGTCACTTTCTTTTTGACGGTCTTTTGGATTATTTCAATTACAAACGCCATGAATTTGATTGATGGCTTAGATGGTCTGGTGAGTGGTGTTTCTATCATTAGCTTGATTACAATGGCTTTGGTATCTTATTTCTTCTTGCCACAGATCGACTTTTACTTGACTGTGACAATCTTATTATTGATTGCTTGTATTGCAGGATTTTTCCCTTATAATTACAATCCAGCTATTATATACTTGGGAGATACCGGAGCTCTTTTCATAGGATTTATGATTGGTGTGCTATCTCTTCAAGGATTGAAAAATTCGACTGCTGTTGCGGTGGTGACACCCGTTATTATTCTTGGTGTTCCAATTTTGGATACAACTGTTGCGATTATTCGTCGTAAATTATCAGGACGTCCAGCGACAGAAGCAGACAAGATGCATTTGCATCACCGTTTGTTGGCTATGGGATTCACACACCGTGGAGCCGTTTTGGTTGTTTATGGTATTGCGATTCTTTTCTCACTCATCGCACTCTTACTAAATGTTTCAAGTCGTTTAGGTGGTGTGCTGTTGATGATTGGTTTAGCTTTTGCCTTAGAGGTCTTTATTGAAGGACTTGAAATTTGGGGCGTTGGTCGAACACCACTTTTCGATATCCTTAAATTTATCGGAAATAGCGATTATCGCCAAGCGACAATGTTAAAATGGAAAAATCGCAAAAATAATAAGTAA
- the sufC gene encoding Fe-S cluster assembly ATPase SufC → MSVLEIKDLHVSIEDKEILKGVNLTLKTGEIAAIMGPNGTGKSTLSAAIMGNPNYEVTQGEILLDGENILDLEVDERARLGLFLAMQYPSEIPGITNAEFIRAAMNAGKEDDEKISVMDFITKLDEKMAFLGMKEEMAERYLNEGFSGGEKKRNEILQLLMLEPKFALLDEIDSGLDIDALKVVSKGINAMRGKDFGAMIITHYQRLLNYITPDVVHIMMDGRVVLTGGAELAARLEKEGYAKIAEELGIKYEEEV, encoded by the coding sequence ATGTCTGTACTTGAAATAAAAGATCTTCATGTTTCAATTGAAGATAAAGAAATTCTTAAGGGTGTCAATTTAACCCTTAAGACTGGAGAGATTGCTGCGATTATGGGTCCTAATGGAACTGGTAAATCAACGCTTTCAGCTGCTATCATGGGTAATCCAAATTACGAGGTTACTCAGGGTGAAATTTTGCTAGATGGTGAGAACATTCTTGACCTTGAAGTCGATGAGCGCGCTCGTTTAGGTTTATTCCTTGCCATGCAATATCCGTCTGAAATTCCAGGTATTACAAATGCTGAATTTATTCGTGCAGCTATGAATGCTGGAAAAGAAGATGACGAAAAAATTTCTGTTATGGATTTCATCACAAAATTGGATGAAAAGATGGCATTTCTTGGCATGAAAGAAGAAATGGCAGAACGTTACCTTAACGAAGGTTTCTCAGGTGGTGAAAAAAAACGTAACGAAATTCTTCAATTGTTGATGCTTGAACCTAAATTTGCTCTTCTTGATGAAATCGATTCAGGTCTTGATATCGATGCTTTGAAAGTTGTTTCAAAAGGTATTAACGCTATGCGTGGAAAAGACTTTGGAGCAATGATTATCACTCACTATCAACGACTTCTTAACTACATCACACCAGATGTTGTTCATATTATGATGGATGGTCGTGTTGTTCTTACAGGTGGTGCAGAACTTGCTGCTCGTCTTGAAAAAGAAGGTTATGCGAAAATTGCCGAAGAACTTGGGATTAAATACGAAGAAGAAGTGTAA